In the genome of Phormidium ambiguum IAM M-71, the window AGGCAACTGGATTATTGTAGCTAATAAGCTCTGCAATCTTTGGAAATTCGCACCTACTTGGTAAAGCAAGTCTCCTTTCCCCAGCAGGTAAGCAGCACTTTTCCTGTCGCCACCTAAAATAATCATTGAGTCTGCTTCACTTGCGGTACGCAATGCTATTCTTCCTGGTAAGTTCGATCGAATTAGCGGGGTGACAACTTTGGCTTCCGGGCGTTGAGTGGCGATAATTAAATGGATACCCGCTGCTCTTGCCATTGCGCCAAGTCGTTTGATGCTAAATTCTAACGCATCTCGGATTTCTTTTTCGGCCATAAAGTCGGCGTATTCATCAAAGATGCAGACTAAGCGAGGTAATGGTTTTTTGCTTTGTTGATTATATGCTTTGATATCAGCACATTTTGCTGCCTCGAATGTTTGGTAACGGCGTTCCATTTCTGCAACTAATTTTGCCATTAGTTCGATCGCACTTTCCCCATCTTTAACTACAGGCGAATATAACCAAGGTATTTGTTCAAATTCGGGAAATGTGACTCGTTTTGGATCGACTAAGGCTATTTTTAAATGTTCGGAAGAATGGCGATAAAGTAAACTCAAAAGTAAGCTTCTTAAAAATTCGCTTTTGCCACTTCCCGTTGTTCCGCCAACTAAAAAATGACAAGTATTGGGATCGGATAAGTCTGCTTCAATTAATTTGCCATCTAAGTCAATACCAATGGCAATTTTTACTGCTGCGGTTGGTGGGAGTTTTTTTATTTTAATGTAGTCGGTGAATTGGGCGATTTGGCGATCGCTTCTCGGCAAATCTACGCTGACATATCCCGCTTGCGGTTCAATTAATGGCGGATTTTCTAATCCTAATTGTACTTGTAAGTCGGCAGATCTGTTTAATATGGAAACTACTTTTACACCTAAGTTTGGTTTGAGTTTAACTCGAATAAATGCAGGGCCGATCGCTACTCCTTGGTAATCCACGCCAATTTTGAACGATCGCAAAATTTCTCTTAAATTTTCAGCAATTTCATCGACGTTTATTTGCAGATTTTCGGATGTTGAACCGCAGAGACGCAGAGAACGCAGAGAAGAAAAGGGAGATTTATTAGAGTTTTCAGGAGTGGTGTTAAAGTAAGTTTGGCACTTCTCGTTTTGTGGGCAAATTTCACATAAATGAGGTTGTGATGTTTTTGGTGGAGTGTTAGTTTGTGAGGGTTCCCATTTTAACCATTCCCGCATTTGTTGTAATTTATAAGGAATTACTTGATTGACCGTTTCTTCTAGTTTTTCCCAATCATAATAGTATTGTATAAACGTTGGTAATACACAGTATACTGCTGAATCAACTGGTAAGTTTTTTTTAGCATTTAAGATATGACTATAAATAGCAACTTGGGCTAATTGGGCTGAATGATCTGCTGGAGTATAAGTTTTATATTCAACAATACAAAGACGGCGTTTTTCCAAATCACAAAGTACACTATCTAACCTGCCAGTTATTTTTTGTTGCATACCATCTGGCAAAGTTAATTTACATTCCAGGTCAATTTCTCCACTAACTAAAGTTTTGCTAATTAGTGTTTCTGCCTGACAATAACGACGATTTTTCACTAATAATTCTGCCCAATGACGAATTAAAGTAATTAATCCTTGCCAAATTTGATAAAGTGTTGTTGCTTTGCTAGAATCTTCTTGAATAGCCGCTTGTAAATAAGGATAAAACCCCAATTCATAAAATAATTCTTGCATTTGTGCGGCTACAACTTCTGCCTTTAATTGTTTATATGAAAGCTTAAATATAGATGTGAATTTTGTTTCTTTTTTAGCAAGTTTAATAAAATTGTCGGCTAATTGATGAAAAATACTACCAATTCCTGTGGGATTATCATCAGGTAAAAACAAAGTTTTACCTCCAAACTTCTCATATAAATAAAATAAACGAGGACATTCAAAAGCAATTCTAACTTTGGTAGCACTAAAAGTTATTTGTTCATAGTTATTAGTTTTTATAGCAACAGTTTTTTTGTTTTTATCTAATAAATATTGATGGACGTAAGCTAGATAAACTGTGTCCATTTTGGCATATTCTAACTGTTTTTTAGTCAAAGGTCGCTGTCCCCAGTCGCTTACTTGTTCTGCTGTATCTACGTTAGTAAATTGGCAAAGTTCTGTCGCTAAAGTCTTCAACTTAAGGTTAGTTACTCCCAATCGTTCTTTGCCTATTTTTTGTGCCATTTTCCAAGTGCAAGTAACATTTTTTGATTCATTTCTTCCTAAGTATTTCAGATCAAACCCTGCATTATGAAAAACTTTTTCAATCTGAGAATCTATCATAATTTTATCAATAAAATATGCCACTAAATCGGGTTTATCTAATACATCTAATATATAAGCTGCATCACCATTAAGATTATTTAAATCGGCTAATATTTGGATTAAAGATAACCTTTTTAAAGGAGTATCCCAGTCAGCTACTTCTGTATCAATCCAAAGTATTTTAGCTGCTTTTAACTTTTCAATAACAGCTTTTATTTCATCATTCTGAATTAAATACGACATAATCGAGCAATTTATACTTTTGGTACAAAACAAATTAAATGATTTTTTGGTTGGTCGTTAGGATTAACAATTTTAACTTTCCTTTCCCAAATTAACTGTTGAATTAGATGATCGACTTTTTGATAAGTTACTTGAGGAAATTGGGTTATTGAATTATTAATTAAAACATCTTTGCCCATTAAACATTGAGTCTTAATTAAATTCAATATAAATTCCTTTAATTCTTTAAGGTCGTCAGCTTTTTCGTTCGGCAATGTTGTTTTTTGAACAATTCCTAAATCTTGTAAAACTTGACATTCATGTAAAACTTTAGATTCTCGAATTAAAGCCCCTAAATTTTCTCGATTAATTGTTTGTCCTGCAATTACTAATTCATTCGCCAAAGCGGAATTTAGTAAACTGTGATAAGTTGCCATGTAATGAATAGAAGATAAGTTTGGCTGAATATGAAAGTTTGGAGAATTGGTGAAAATAGAGTTATAAATTTGAGTTCCAGCTAGTTGTTTACTCCCAACATCAGCTGCCCGAATTAAGCAAAAGACTTGACAAATACTATTATCCATTGCTTTCTTGCAAGCATTCATGGCGTTGAAAAAACTTTTCATATTGGAGTCTTCAGTCCAAATTACTCCTATTTTTACTCTTTGATTTTGTATTTGGTAACTCAAGGAATAGCTGGCAAAATGTCCCGTTAATAATTTGGTTTTGACTCCA includes:
- a CDS encoding DNA translocase FtsK, which translates into the protein MSYLIQNDEIKAVIEKLKAAKILWIDTEVADWDTPLKRLSLIQILADLNNLNGDAAYILDVLDKPDLVAYFIDKIMIDSQIEKVFHNAGFDLKYLGRNESKNVTCTWKMAQKIGKERLGVTNLKLKTLATELCQFTNVDTAEQVSDWGQRPLTKKQLEYAKMDTVYLAYVHQYLLDKNKKTVAIKTNNYEQITFSATKVRIAFECPRLFYLYEKFGGKTLFLPDDNPTGIGSIFHQLADNFIKLAKKETKFTSIFKLSYKQLKAEVVAAQMQELFYELGFYPYLQAAIQEDSSKATTLYQIWQGLITLIRHWAELLVKNRRYCQAETLISKTLVSGEIDLECKLTLPDGMQQKITGRLDSVLCDLEKRRLCIVEYKTYTPADHSAQLAQVAIYSHILNAKKNLPVDSAVYCVLPTFIQYYYDWEKLEETVNQVIPYKLQQMREWLKWEPSQTNTPPKTSQPHLCEICPQNEKCQTYFNTTPENSNKSPFSSLRSLRLCGSTSENLQINVDEIAENLREILRSFKIGVDYQGVAIGPAFIRVKLKPNLGVKVVSILNRSADLQVQLGLENPPLIEPQAGYVSVDLPRSDRQIAQFTDYIKIKKLPPTAAVKIAIGIDLDGKLIEADLSDPNTCHFLVGGTTGSGKSEFLRSLLLSLLYRHSSEHLKIALVDPKRVTFPEFEQIPWLYSPVVKDGESAIELMAKLVAEMERRYQTFEAAKCADIKAYNQQSKKPLPRLVCIFDEYADFMAEKEIRDALEFSIKRLGAMARAAGIHLIIATQRPEAKVVTPLIRSNLPGRIALRTASEADSMIILGGDRKSAAYLLGKGDLLYQVGANFQRLQSLLATIIQLPES